In the Candidatus Deferrimicrobiaceae bacterium genome, one interval contains:
- a CDS encoding ribbon-helix-helix domain-containing protein, which yields MLAIRLSPELEARLTRLARETRRSKSHYVKEALARYLDEREEELLDLARRETRAATAPSHGTPGAGHRKIDRRSLAMHRAIAEKLRKDPRIHERAKENIRRWRRQGVDVHAFREWEAILAGGIEETVRVLCGTSEESERLRHSTPFTGILSPRERRIFFAKKPA from the coding sequence ATGCTCGCCATTCGCCTGAGCCCGGAACTGGAAGCGCGGCTTACGAGGCTTGCCCGGGAGACCCGCCGGAGCAAGTCCCATTATGTCAAGGAGGCGCTCGCCCGCTACCTCGACGAGCGGGAAGAGGAACTTCTCGACCTGGCGCGGCGGGAAACGCGGGCCGCCACGGCTCCATCGCACGGGACGCCGGGCGCCGGCCACCGGAAGATCGACCGGCGCAGCCTGGCCATGCACCGAGCCATCGCGGAAAAACTGCGGAAGGACCCGCGCATCCACGAGAGGGCGAAGGAGAACATCCGGCGCTGGCGGCGGCAGGGCGTCGACGTTCACGCCTTCCGGGAGTGGGAAGCGATTCTTGCCGGGGGGATCGAGGAAACCGTCCGCGTCCTGTGCGGCACATCGGAAGAATCGGAAAGGCTTCGCCACTCGACCCCCTTCACCGGCATTCTCAGCCCGAGGGAGAGGAGGATATTCTTTGCGAAGAAGCCAGCTTGA
- a CDS encoding DUF6036 family nucleotidyltransferase, whose translation MRRSQLEHVIRAASSIADDREIIVIGSQAILGQFPDAPLSLLTSVEADVIPKNRPELAELVEGSIGEGSLFHDTFGYYGNGVGLDTAVLPAGWEQRLVKIQNDNTMGAIGWCLDVHDLVLSKYVAGREKDLTFNLEVIRRGYADRNLLLERVDGLPLTKQGRKRIARRVEAAFSRTGSGR comes from the coding sequence TTGCGAAGAAGCCAGCTTGAGCATGTCATTCGAGCGGCATCGAGCATCGCCGACGACCGGGAAATCATCGTGATCGGAAGCCAGGCGATCCTGGGGCAATTCCCCGACGCCCCCCTGTCGCTCCTGACGTCCGTCGAAGCGGATGTGATCCCGAAGAACAGGCCGGAACTCGCCGAGCTGGTCGAAGGCTCCATCGGCGAAGGCTCTCTGTTCCACGATACCTTCGGCTATTACGGAAACGGGGTCGGCCTGGACACCGCGGTCCTTCCGGCGGGATGGGAACAGCGACTGGTCAAGATCCAGAACGATAACACCATGGGCGCCATCGGGTGGTGTCTCGACGTGCACGACCTCGTATTGTCGAAGTACGTCGCAGGAAGGGAAAAGGACCTGACATTCAACCTCGAGGTCATCCGGCGGGGATACGCGGACAGGAACCTCCTTCTTGAGCGGGTCGACGGCCTTCCGCTGACGAAGCAGGGCCGGAAGCGGATCGCGCGCCGGGTCGAAGCCGCCTTCTCCCGGACCGGTTCCGGTCGCTGA